The segment CTGTATATCTTAATGTCgttaatacattgtatatcatattcaagaaagttttcaatcagacttacttttctttattcgaaacagaCGACTGAATTTAAAAATCTCGGATAGTCAcatgctataaacccgaactctcagtttagccgataactggtcttagccgataactggtacagtaccaatATATTTATTGCAGTGATATCTATCCTACCCTTAGACATTTTCACTACACCACAATACCCTACATTTATCTAAGAGAGTTTGGAGGTGcaaaacaacatttcattttatctttattcacTGTGCTCACAGGGAAAGGGAACAAACAAGCTTTGATGAACAATGATGAAATTGCATTGgccttaaagaaaaacaaaggtGAGAAAATGTAGAATGATACCCAAAGTCTTTAAATTACACAGTATAATTGTCATTGAATAGGGCACAACATTTGTCCACGCATGTATATTTATACGAGAAAGAGACAGACAGAAAAagtgacagacagacagacaaagtgACAGAGTACAAATGGCATCCTAATTTCTAGTGATTCTTATTCTTTGTCAGGCCTGGTTttaatgtcatattttcttatCTTGATTATTgcttaataatttttaaagacaGTTTTCCTGTGTTttcaaattgtttcaatatattTGTACATGGATATAACTTCAATTTATCTGTATACCACCTtagttatatttttgtttaccttATCTCGTATTTTACAATACAGTTATCctgtattttacaaataattagTTCAACATGTTCAATTATACATTGATATTATACCTTTACAATGCTATAGCCATCTGATTGTTTATACCTTTACAATGCTATAGCTATCTGATTGTTTCAGCCTATATATACCTTTACAATGCTATAGCCATCTGATTGTTATTACCTTTACAATGCTATAGCCATCTGATTGTTATTACCTTTACAATGCTATAGCTATCTGATTGTTTATACCTTTACAATGCTATAGCCATCTGATTGTTTATACCTTTACAATGCTATAGCCATCTGATTGTTTATACCTTTACAATGCTATAGCCATCTGATTGTTTATACCTTTACAATGCTATAGCCATCTGATTGTTTATACCTTTACAATGCTATAGCCATCTGATTGTTTATACCTTTACAATGCTATAGCCATCTGATTGTTTATACCTTTACAATGCTATAGCCATCTGATTGTTTCAGCCTATATATACCTTTACAATGCTATAGCCATCTGATTGTTTCAGCCTATATGTACCTTTACAATGCTATAGCCATCTGATTGTTTCAGCCTATATGTACCTTTACAATGTTATAGCCATCTGATTGTTTCAGCTTATATGTACCTTTACAATGCTATAGCCATCTGATTGTTTCAGCCTATATGTACCTTTACAATGCTATAGCCATCTGATTGTTTCAGCTTATATGTACCTTTACAATGCTATAGCCATCTGATTGTTTCAGCCTATATGTACCTTTACAATGTTATAGCCATCTGATTGTTTCAGCCTATATATACCTTTACAATGCTATAGCCATCTGATTGTTTATACCTTTACAATGCTATAGCCATCTGATTGTTTCAGCCTATATATACCTTTACAATGCTATAGCCATCTGATTGTTTATACCTTTACAATGCTATAGCCATCTGATTGTTTCAGCCTATATATACCTTTACAATGCTATAGCCATCTGATTGTTTCAGCCTATATATACCTTTACAATGCTATAGCCATCTGATTGTTTCAGCCTATATGTACCTGGATCTGAATACAGATGAAGACAAGACATTACCAGCAGAGATCAGGGATAAATACACCCTGGGAAGGACTCTTGGAAAGTAGGAcctttgtacatatattataatCATTGATGGCTGATATGTTTAACTTTTTTCCATGATGAGTGATCTAATAAGTCTTGTATATTTACAGCTATTCTTTTCAGTCTTCAAACAGCACACTGTACACTTATTTTaagtgtacatatatattttcctaATCTCTCTGTTTTGTTCCAAAgtgcaaaaacataaaatcttccgcagttatcttttttaataattccaTATATAGTATTTAACTACCAGTATTAACAAAGTGCAATGgagtttttcttttaatttgacaCAAATATTTATTcctgtacatgtagttaaattaGAAATCTACAGTTCTGAAATGTGGCCATGAAAGTGTATTTTGATTGAGAAACCATCAGACATTTGATTGATTGATGTCTATGTTTAATAGGGGTGCATGTGGAGAGGTGAAAGTAGCATTTTCCAAAGGAACATGTGAAAGATTCGctgtaaaaattatatcaaagaaaaaattcacCATAGGTGGAGTAAATCAAGTTGTAAGTTGAATAAGATTTATACGGGGTATTTGTAGTTATGATAATATGCTAGCTTTTTCAATTTGACAATTCCCAATTTTATCCTTGCTAGCATGATATTTTTACGCAAATTTATTTGATGATAACTATTATTCCTGTGATTACGTTCATGATTAATGATTAACTGTATACAACGTGATTAATGATTAACTGAAGACAACATGATTTGTGAAGTGTGATTTTTTTGTAAGACGATGCGTCTTTAACTGATTCagaattattttctttctgtcACCAGAATCTAGGTCAACAAGTAATGAATGAAGTTAAAGTATTAAAAGCATTAAAACACGTGAGTATAGCCTAGATTTCTGGATGGTGAAAAGTTCAAACTTTTACGTCAAgacttttatttacttttgcTTCAGCTGTGTACTGTGGAATATTTAAATCCATGGGGGCCAATTTTagtggattgtgggttttttgttaGTTCCTGGGAGTGCTATTTCGTGGATGCTTCTGTTTTTAGTTTCAGTAAATAAACtaacttttttaaagtttgatttcGTGGAGGATGTAAAATCGTAGGGAAGGGCTACACacaaataccacgaaaattgagccaccatgatttcttatgattccacagtattttaaATACCTGGTAGTTATTCATTGTGTTGCCCTTTATTTACAGCCcagtattttcaatattttatagaGATGTCTCTTGTTTACAGCCCTGTATAATAAAGATTGAGGATGTGGTGGACTCCCCTGATGTACTGTACATAGTTCTAGAATTGTAAGTCAATCTCAGGTACAGTATCTACACTGTTATAGTGATATAGCAAGTAACAGAATTCAATACACATGTTGTGCATATATTCCAAGAAATAAACACTGGAGTTCTAGTGTGCATTGCTGATGAATAATCATGTATAATCTTACAGGTTATGAAATGATCATTTGATTTGTTTGTGTAAATACACTTGTAGCTATTTTAATTGGTAATAGAACAGTAGAGGCTTTCCCAAGGTTTTTCTGTATGTACGCTATGATGAGTTGATCACGATGAGTTTTGTGATACCGTTTTAGGGTGGATGGGGGTGAGCTGTTTGATAAGGTGGTCAGTATAGGGCAGTATGATGAACCGACCGCTAAACTCATGTCCTACCAGATGGTGTGTGCTGTCAAGGTAAAGCTCTCTATGATGTagactacatgtacatagaatGTTCTATTGTGTGTCCTCAGACACagtaaaatatttctaactaGATGTAGATATGTTCATTGGGTGATCCACTTAAGACCTCCACAAGGAGTAAAAACGAGTCAGGGAATTTGAATGAGTAAAGTTAGATCTGATcagaatattacatgtacatgtatatatgacttTTATTGTACACTTGCATGTATTAGGTACTTAAAATGAAACATAATTTAAGCCTGCagacacctctctctctctctctctctctctctctctctctctctctctctctctctctctctctctattcaTGTGTGTTTATAACCGTGTCACATCCTGTGTCATTCATTATCTCCTTTGTTTCAGTATTTACATGATGAAGGAATAACCCACAGAGACCTCAAGGTATGTATTTGACAGTGATGCATTGGACGGATGATCATCCAGATACTGGGTAACACTGCATTAAATGTACTGTGTTGTATATTTCAATGATTCTATCATTGTTTTCTGATTATTTTCagcctgaaaatattttattggcaaCTGAAGAAAATGAAACCCTGATCAAGGTTAGTACATAAGTACTGGATCACTAACTGCCAACCAGATGcttctatacatgtatctttagaCTTCTGTAGCATGTTAAAATGAACTTGTTTTTCAtcaatttatttactttatgtAAGGTAcagtatttacatttattagaagttgaatttttttcacaatcaagaaatatacatgttttcttatatatctgatttattattcttatacatgtatatctgattTATTATTCTGTACTTACCTTTCAGGTGACAGACTTTGGGTTGTCCAAGTTTGTGGATGCTGGGACCATGATGAAGACGTTCTGTGGGACGCCCTCCTACCTGGCCCCCGAGATTCTGCTGACCGTGGGAATGGGGGCATACACCAAGGCCATTGACTGCTGGAGTCTAGGCGTCATCATCTACATCTGGTACATATTCAGTAGTTCTAGAACAGTTTGGTTCAAAGGTGTTCCAATTATTACTTAACATTTGAATAGTGAACAAGATGTCCAGTCATTTGAAATATGCAATACGTGTGTACTGTAGGTAAAATCTTGTTCATTCTTAAAATTATGCTGTCttgtttgaatataaaacaaatactcATTAGATATGATGCACGTGTACATAGCATCGTTTTATACCTTTCAGTTTGGTGGGTTACCCCCCTTTTTCGGATGAGCGAGAAGACATGGCTCTTAACAAACAAATCATTGGAGGACATTATTCGTTCCCCAAGGAATACTGGAAGGACATCTCGGAGGAAGGTACCCAAGTCAGCTTAAGTCACCTAATGATACTATGTACAATTAGTCAACATAGATATCAcatctttcattttattaatttctctGCAGCCATTGACCTTGTGAAGAAACTGCTGACTGTTGACCCCAAGAAGAGGGCGACCCTGGAAGAGGTTATAGGTCATCCCTGGTTCAAGGTCAGTCATGGCTCAGTGTAATGTGATTATtgcataatttttataatataattcaaTGTGTAGTTCAACTGCTCTGAgtgaatttattacattttttaactagTAAATTATAATGAGCACCGGATTAGATATGTAACcgttttcaaaattttgcacTTAGGATACCAGTAGTAAGTTAATGTGTAATGTAATACTACTGATATTGTGTAATGTAATACTATTGATATTAAGTTTAAATCAAACTCCAGGATGATGCTATGAAGAAGAAAGCCAACATGCTGATGTATCCAGAGTCTGGAGGAATGGCCCCACCTCTCTCTAAGGTCAGTAGATCAAATATTAACCAATGATAAACTGTATTCTCTGAattcttttattgttttagaATACCATTACTGTACTTGATTGAATCTTCATTTACTggatgtaatatacatgtaaggcactcttattttgaaataatttgaattaatgCAAATTTTTTTAGCCTAACAGGAAGCGATCGTTGGAGAACGCCAACGAATGTTCGGCGGCCAAACGTCAGACGTCGACGGACACCAACTCCACTTCCTCTCCCCCCGGTACTCCATAATGGACGAACACTTCCTCTTCCCCCAGTACTCTGTAACAGACGTACATTACTGTCTGGAGAGGAGAGAAGCAACTCTGTGTTATTGTTTGTGTAGAAGTAACGTGTGCTCCCTCTCTAGTCGAGTAGTAGCGCCTTCACACTGTGAGGACCAGTCAACACAACCATGGGCCATCTTACATTATTACCGGTACTCGTGATGTCACGTGATTGATCATATGCAAACTTGAGCGTGTTTAGTGAATACATGAATTTGTCATAGACTTCATCTGATGCTAACATCGTTAGGGTTGTACATCTACttctttgttaattattttaaccACAAGACTTTAGTTTAATAGTTGGTTTATTACATTTACAAGATTTTGAAACTCTCTCAATGCAAGTTTTGTACCAGATATATATCAAACATCAACAGGTATTTatgttgtgtatatatatttttaattcattttcagaACATTTACCAATTTAGTATATTATAATGGTATTTACatcattattatataaaatactgataatatttttcatcatttcctGAGTTTTGGGCATCTTTACATTACATAAAACCAAGATCTTAAAATTAATGCATGCACATGTATCTCTTTTCTTTTAAGGAGTgatgtttttctttacattcATGTTTGTACAAAACCTGAGATTGTCAGTTTTCTTTGTTAAGTTTTATTGACAAATTTATTGACCattattgaaaatgcattttgaaattaaaattaacatgCTTTTAAAAGCTGATTTTTCATTGCTTGATTTAAAGTTTAAGTATTATATTGTGAATGAATATTCAGTATGTACACGAGAGAGTGTGTAAAGGTTTAATACAGGTTCATTTGATACTTTAATGTCAAGTCTATGAGTGCCAACCATATCACTGCCCAAGTATAgttaaatcaaaaatttttgCCGCTTGAATACAATAAAAGCCAtcattttgtatgtattttgaattactttacTCCCTATCCACGTctgtagcatttttttttttttagatttttttattggttgtAAATTTGCACTGTTGATCTGTAAATACATGTTCAAATAAATTAGATTTATGTTTTAACATtgcattatttgttatttttaccaGATCTGTATCAACAACAATTTCCACCCTCATCCCTCCATTGGCTTAGATCAACCATCAACACAATGCCGGGTTTTCTAAGTTTACTTCAACACATACTTTAACGTTAACACATATGTACAATTTTCTACCATTCAAATTCAGAAGCATTCATGAAACAGTGTCATAATAATGTATGTGAGACACAATGAAAAACTCTCTCTTCCCAAAAAAGTCCAGTTACGGAAATCATGTAAAGGATTGAAATAAATAGAACAGATTCTGGCCTCCGCTCATCTCCTTCCTTTCTTCCTGAGAGACTGACCCGCACCAGAAAATGCTTCGAATGATTTCTCctcctggaaaaaaaaatataatctcaGTGACAAAGGTATCAAACATGTACCAGGTATACAGGGCAGTACTTTTAGTGAACCAGGGATTTGATTTTATGgcaaatttttggaaatttgaaTCTCAAAATGGTCATTCATGAGATCAGTGTTGACCcctgggctgcgttttacaaaagaacttacgacttacaaccaaattaatgaatgtttattaatcacaaactaatcaatattttattgtaatagttataaaatataattatggaaatCAAAATGGATGTAAATGAATGGTTTGATATaaattctgttcatcaaagacaGCTCCATtagactgaaaatatttacgactctgttgtaagttcttttgtaaaacgcagccaaTTGAATTTCCTTCTTTTTCCTCCCCTGGTAATTCATTCCTTTCTCTAATAAAGTTTTCACTTTTCCTGGTGACATGaaataccgtatatcaggttttttccgcgtCATGTTTTTTCCGCGAATCAGAGCCTAGaacggtatataaaatttacgcgaatcaaattttcactatttcaaagtcacattgaaaatataatatacgATTGTCTAAACCTGTGAGGTGAGAGgggaaaaatatctaaattgtcgCTCTTTCGGACAATGAAACCAAATACATGATTTCCTTAATGTGAAATAAATACCGATAATTATTTCAGAGACGCAAACagtcatagataaatagatcGTGTACCGTTACATATACCAGTTGCTCAGGTATAATTAAAACATCGGTTTACGCAAGGAAAGCGATCGTTTTAATTAGCTTGTCAatggattattaaataaacaacgaGGCTTACAAATCTATTATCTGGCGCTTGTTTTCCGATCCCGCATTTTGTACCTCgaactaatacatgtaatactatataCTAACTGAACCCAGTTCACCGTACTTTTACTTACCTGTTTATCAGGAAAGACAGAACTCTATTactaaaacaaaactttgtatcaaatttacgctgatTTATTTTCCGCGATTCGGAAATCGTCGCGAACAAAGCGAAAATTGGATACacgcggaaaaaacctgatatacggtactAATGCTATAGATACAACACCAACCTCTGCAGACTCATTGTTGACTTGTCTAGCGGTGCGGATGAACTTGATGGTTCCCTTCTTATATCCATAGTCTGGGATTCCTctgtacaaaaaacaaaacaatcatgCAGGTTAAAATAGGAATTTTTGGGGGGCAATTTACTTGGTCATAATTGTAGTTGGACAATGCATGTTTCAGTCCttttcaaatatgaaaattaaaactgtACATTATATGCTAAGTAAGCGAGTATCTGGAGCTGACCATCTCCACAGGATTCACTGGCCCTCTGGGAAGGGGGGTGTAAATTCAGTGGTAAGTTAGAGATGTGTTAATGACCTGACCATTTCATGggaatgtaaattaattaaccACATGGAGGTGAATAATTTTATTGACTGTTTGGGGTGTGTGTTTCTGTTTACTATTCGAGGTGTGTGTTAATTCACTGAACATTTTGGCATAATTATTCACTGACCGTCCCGGGAAGAGGTATTAGTTCACAGACCATTTAGGGAAGGGATATTTATTCACTGAACATTCGGGGGAGGGATATTAATTCACTGATTGTTTTGGGAAGGGATATTAATTCCATGACCGTTTAGGACAATAATTCACTGACCGTTTGGGGGCTACAGAATGACCCTCCACGGGGGCAGGTTCTGTGCCTTTCTTCTTTCCGTCTAGTCTATTGCCTGCACCACTGAATACCTGCAATTACAGAAAGATATTTAATCTCAAATTTGTCAaagtctttaaacttttttgggAGACTACtttaagggaaataactcttacCTTGAATGAGGAATCTGTATCCATGTGATCCTGAAAACATCAAGTTTATAGCATGAATTTCACTCAAAATGAAATGAGATTCATCATGTTTTGTACAAATAATCTTAACGTGTTGAAGTTATGACCAAGTCTAAGAGAAAAGAAAATGAGTGAAGAAGAGGTGAAGACGTAACAGCGATGGGAGGACTCACCACTTCTGCTGATGCCATCTCCTCATCACCCTGGGTCTTCTTCTGGAATTCAGGTTCTTTGTACCCGACAGGAGGGGCAAAGTCCACCTACAATACATTTATACAGTTACCGGTAACAGTAAAATAAGCTGGCTTATTCAAGTCGTCCTTTTGATGTATCAAGGGATTGTCAAAATACAGATAGTTCCAGCTAACATATCCAGCTGATCAACATTTCGCAGAATGATTAATAGATTTATTGATTGATTGGTTAATGTGCATTGTGTAATGTCATGTGGACAATAACTTGACCCATTGCAGTTTACAGAAATCTGAGCAAGGTCTGAAGTTTAGTAAGTTTTTTTGCAGCCCCAAGTaagtttttgatttttgtaagttttttaaACTACAACCTAAAACTGACTCTGCACATTCTCATCTGTCAAGGTTTCAATGTGCTACATCAATATGTGCTACATCGATGTTCTACATCAATGTGCTACGACAAATTTGCTACGTCAATGAGCCACAACAATGTGCTATGACGATGTGCTACATCAATGTGCTATGTTGATGTGCTACATCGATGTGCTATTTCAATGAGCTACTTCAATGTGCTACGTCAATGAGCTAAGTCAATGTGCTACATCAATGTGTTACGTCAATGTGCTACATCAATGTTCTACATCAATGTGCTACAACAATGTGCTACATCAATGTGCTATGACGATGTGCTACTAAGATGTGCAATGTCGATGAGCTACGTCAATGTGCTATGTCAATGAGCTACGACAATGTGCTACATCTATGTGCTATGTCATGTGCTAGGTCAATGAGCTACATCAATGTGCTATGACAATGTGCTACAAATTATAAACTAAATTACTCACATTCATGTCACACTCGATGATGGACACCGCCCGGTCTGGCTTGGTCTCCAGCACTAACAGATCATAATTCTGGAACCAAACATCAGTTATAACTGAATAAACAACAAACAATCAACAAATACACAGTTAATATCAGTCACCACATTCAAACTAAGTCAACTGAGCCTTGCATAgatcttatttttaaacataattgacATACAGAATTGATGTCAAATTGTATATCATGAATATCGCAAGATATTTTGGGAATGGGATGCTAGATATCTCAACATTATTATATCATTTCCACTTGACTCAAATAAAAATCAAGTGCTTGCTTTCTAAAATCCATTTTTGATACCATgcagtaatttaaaaatcaatttaaattgtattattaCGAGTACTTGCCCTTTCATTGTACTTTATAGATATGACATCATCTGTCGACAAACAGGCAAAACTTCGCAGCATGTTTTCCAAGCTTACAACAGTCAAAGAATCTACATGATGtatgtccatttttgactaacgaataaatacatttcatatgaaagattttttaaagctaTTCATGTGTAATAGAGAAATTAATTTTCCTGTGCAGCTCTTTTGGCAAGTAAAACATCAGCTTAAGGATACACAGCTTTAGGATTTGTAATATCCAGGAAATCCACAGACTGGGGCTGAAATCTGGCAAACGTGGCCACCTTAAGGGAAACGTTCTCAACCTGAATCAAGTCTCCTTCTGTCAACAGTAAGTTTGTCATCATCTACAGGGAAAAACACAATGCAGTCACCATGATAAGTTTACATTAAAAGTGCAATCCAATGAAACATTCAGGAGCCATACTAGAAGAGAAAGCTATTATAATAGATCTTTATTTACAAATTGACTCCATCTGTAGGAATTAAAGTGAATGTATAAATCGTACAGACCCAGTAGGGAATGTATATTCGACCCTCATCAGCGACAAACTCCAGGACCCCACAGTGAGTTTCCCTGTTCTTCTTCTTGTTGGTCAGCTTAAATAACATCGGGTATTGAATGTGTAGTCGTGCTGTGGGAATAAGGAAAGATATAAAATGAATTGATTCACTTACAGATTCCATATATCTAGGGGTTTTTcgtgtgtcacaaaatttgcatctgtcatttttgtgattttctgcgtattcaataatttgaatttaaaaattatttgattcaaaagagatcatgaaaaaaaagcaaaaaattagatcatcgccAAAAATTATCGGATGGATGTATGGTTTGCAAACCACCTTATATTAAAGTTTAGAATAATACAATTTGTTGccatcaaaatattgattaccGGTTTCTAAACTGTTACCggtaaaaataatttatctgttaataaaaaaaaaatggtgcgaattttttttaagtgtataca is part of the Magallana gigas chromosome 3, xbMagGiga1.1, whole genome shotgun sequence genome and harbors:
- the LOC105318723 gene encoding serine/threonine-protein kinase Chk2; the protein is METVPCDLIDGEFSGEEEEAEETQPWARLMPLGPGFVTVDLKNDEYTFGRGENCDVSFSVQMAKNKQCFQAYSKVHFKLIKQTTSTGEFVFLEDTSSNGTFVNGEKVGKGNKQALMNNDEIALALKKNKAYMYLDLNTDEDKTLPAEIRDKYTLGRTLGKGACGEVKVAFSKGTCERFAVKIISKKKFTIGGVNQVNLGQQVMNEVKVLKALKHPCIIKIEDVVDSPDVLYIVLELVDGGELFDKVVSIGQYDEPTAKLMSYQMVCAVKYLHDEGITHRDLKPENILLATEENETLIKVTDFGLSKFVDAGTMMKTFCGTPSYLAPEILLTVGMGAYTKAIDCWSLGVIIYICLVGYPPFSDEREDMALNKQIIGGHYSFPKEYWKDISEEAIDLVKKLLTVDPKKRATLEEVIGHPWFKDDAMKKKANMLMYPESGGMAPPLSKPNRKRSLENANECSAAKRQTSTDTNSTSSPPGTP
- the LOC105318722 gene encoding ubiquitin recognition factor in ER-associated degradation protein 1, coding for MFGFGQMFPEMGRSFNQTYRCYSVTMLGERDDVERGGKIIMPPSALDQLTRLHIQYPMLFKLTNKKKNRETHCGVLEFVADEGRIYIPYWMMTNLLLTEGDLIQVENVSLKVATFARFQPQSVDFLDITNPKAVLENMLRSFACLSTDDVISIKYNERNYDLLVLETKPDRAVSIIECDMNVDFAPPVGYKEPEFQKKTQGDEEMASAEVDHMDTDSSFKVFSGAGNRLDGKKKGTEPAPVEGHSVAPKRGIPDYGYKKGTIKFIRTARQVNNESAEEEKSFEAFSGAGQSLRKKGRR